The proteins below are encoded in one region of Reichenbachiella sp. 5M10:
- a CDS encoding UDP-glucose/GDP-mannose dehydrogenase family protein, with protein sequence MKIAVVGTGYVGLVTGTCFAETGNHVTCVDIDVKKVEKLKNKIIPIYEPGLDVLFDRNIKQGRLDFTTDLKEGIKDAKIIFLALPTPPGEDGSADLSYILKVAEDLGPLLDKYTVIVDKSTVPVGTAEKVSAKIAANAKVEFSVVSNPEFLREGVAVEDFMKPDRVVIGTSSPKAQKIMEELYAPLVRQGNPIITMDEKSAELTKYAANSFLATKITFMNEIANMCELVGADVDMVRKGVGTDSRIGKRFLFAGIGYGGSCFPKDVQALAKSAKEVNYNFEILNAVMSKNESQKTKLIARMKEHYGNDLSGKTIAIWGLAFKPYTDDIREAPALVNIKMLLEEGVKIKTYDPEAMENVQELLGDSIEFCKDEYDAANGADALLIMTEWPVFRTPDFDKVKTTLKDKVIFDGRNLYNTETMAELGLTYYSIGRATVKS encoded by the coding sequence ATGAAAATAGCTGTAGTAGGAACAGGATACGTCGGATTGGTAACGGGTACTTGCTTTGCCGAAACAGGCAATCATGTAACCTGTGTTGATATAGATGTAAAAAAAGTTGAAAAACTAAAAAACAAGATCATCCCTATCTATGAACCTGGTTTAGATGTATTGTTTGATCGAAACATAAAACAAGGAAGACTTGATTTTACAACTGACCTCAAAGAAGGCATCAAAGATGCTAAAATCATCTTTTTGGCACTACCCACCCCTCCAGGTGAAGACGGATCTGCGGATCTCAGTTACATTCTCAAAGTAGCAGAAGATCTCGGCCCACTATTAGATAAGTATACGGTCATCGTCGACAAAAGCACTGTACCTGTAGGTACTGCAGAAAAGGTTTCCGCTAAAATTGCTGCAAACGCCAAAGTAGAATTCAGCGTGGTTTCCAACCCAGAATTCTTAAGAGAAGGTGTGGCTGTAGAAGATTTCATGAAACCAGACCGAGTAGTAATCGGCACCAGCTCTCCCAAAGCACAAAAAATCATGGAAGAGCTTTACGCACCTCTCGTCAGACAAGGCAACCCAATCATCACCATGGATGAAAAATCTGCCGAATTGACAAAATATGCCGCAAACTCTTTCCTTGCAACTAAAATCACTTTCATGAACGAAATTGCCAACATGTGCGAGCTCGTTGGTGCTGACGTAGACATGGTCAGAAAAGGGGTAGGAACCGACTCAAGAATTGGAAAAAGGTTCTTGTTTGCAGGCATTGGGTACGGCGGAAGTTGTTTCCCAAAAGACGTGCAGGCATTGGCTAAATCAGCCAAGGAAGTCAACTACAACTTTGAGATCCTCAATGCTGTAATGTCCAAAAATGAGAGCCAAAAAACAAAACTCATCGCTAGAATGAAAGAACACTATGGCAATGACCTAAGTGGGAAAACCATTGCTATTTGGGGGCTCGCATTCAAACCTTACACTGATGACATCAGAGAGGCTCCCGCCTTGGTCAATATCAAAATGCTACTGGAAGAAGGAGTAAAAATTAAGACTTACGATCCTGAGGCGATGGAAAACGTACAAGAATTACTAGGAGATTCCATCGAATTCTGCAAAGATGAGTACGATGCAGCCAATGGTGCAGATGCACTATTGATCATGACTGAATGGCCTGTATTCAGAACTCCTGATTTTGACAAGGTCAAAACTACACTGAAAGACAAAGTCATCTTCGATGGGAGAAACCTGTACAACACCGAAACAATGGCTGAGCTCGGACTTACCTATTACAGCATAGGTCGAGCCACTGTAAAAAGTTAA
- the galE gene encoding UDP-glucose 4-epimerase GalE: MKKILVTGGMGYIGSHTCVELSQAGYLPIIVDNLENSKIWIKDRLLEITGVDIPFYQADCADSVVLNQIFEEHHIEGVIHFAANKAVGESVQNPLKYYHNNINSLLTVLEVSEKHNCQNLVFSSSCTVYGEPDTLPVDESATIKKAESPYGSTKIFCETIIEDFIRSSNVYKSVLLRYFNPIGAHHSSLIGELPLGVPSNLVPFITQTAAGLRDSLVVFGNNYNTADGSCIRDFIHVSDLAQAHVKAFEFLFAQSQSTCTAINIGTGQGYSVLQLIQDFEKTTGVKLNYTIGPKRAGDVEAVYADARKAKETLQWEAKRSIKDSLRDAWNWEKTLLK; this comes from the coding sequence ATGAAAAAGATATTAGTGACCGGAGGTATGGGATACATTGGATCCCATACCTGCGTGGAACTAAGTCAAGCCGGATACCTACCTATCATTGTAGACAACCTCGAAAATTCTAAAATCTGGATCAAAGATAGACTTTTAGAAATCACAGGTGTCGATATCCCATTCTACCAGGCAGATTGCGCTGACTCAGTTGTCCTAAACCAAATATTCGAAGAGCATCACATCGAAGGTGTAATCCATTTTGCTGCGAACAAAGCGGTTGGAGAATCTGTACAAAACCCTCTCAAGTACTACCATAATAATATCAACAGTCTACTCACGGTACTGGAGGTCTCAGAAAAACACAATTGTCAGAACCTCGTATTCTCATCCTCATGCACGGTCTATGGAGAACCAGACACCCTACCCGTAGACGAGTCTGCTACGATCAAAAAAGCGGAATCTCCTTATGGTTCTACCAAAATATTTTGTGAAACAATCATCGAGGACTTCATTCGGTCATCCAACGTATACAAAAGCGTTCTTCTCCGATACTTTAACCCTATAGGAGCCCACCACTCTTCATTGATTGGCGAACTACCTCTAGGCGTCCCTAGCAATCTCGTACCCTTCATTACGCAAACTGCGGCAGGCCTTAGAGACAGCTTGGTAGTATTTGGAAATAACTACAACACTGCAGATGGCAGTTGTATAAGAGATTTCATCCACGTCTCTGATCTAGCTCAAGCACATGTCAAGGCCTTCGAATTTTTATTCGCACAAAGTCAAAGCACATGCACAGCGATAAATATTGGCACAGGACAAGGGTACAGCGTATTGCAACTTATTCAAGATTTTGAGAAGACAACTGGTGTCAAACTAAACTACACCATAGGCCCAAAGCGAGCTGGTGATGTGGAAGCGGTCTACGCTGATGCGCGCAAAGCCAAAGAAACACTCCAATGGGAGGCCAAGCGTAGTATAAAGGACTCTTTGCGAGATGCTTGGAACTGGGAAAAAACACTACTAAAATGA
- the rfbB gene encoding dTDP-glucose 4,6-dehydratase, producing the protein MKGNKTILITGGAGFIGSHVVRYFVEKYPNYSILNLDKLTYAGNKENIQDITAPNYRFIQGDICDADFLSTLFAEETIEAVIHLAAESHVDRSIENPLEFVHTNVIGTVNLLNAAKKQWNHDMTDKLFYHVSTDEVYGSLAEGEFFLETTSYDPQSPYSASKASSDHFVRAYHNTYKLPIVLSNCSNNYGPNQFPEKLIPVCIQNIVDNKALPIYGQGVNVRDWLFVFDHVTAIDKVFHEGKIGETYNIGGFNEWKNIDLVKTLCKIMDKKLDREEGSSEKLITYVTDRAGHDMRYAIDSTKISQELNWKPSVQFEEGLEKTVDWYLANSTWLDNIKTGNYRK; encoded by the coding sequence ATGAAGGGAAACAAAACCATCTTAATCACAGGAGGCGCAGGATTCATCGGGTCTCACGTTGTACGCTACTTCGTAGAAAAATACCCAAACTATTCAATCCTCAACCTGGACAAACTAACCTACGCGGGCAACAAGGAGAACATCCAAGACATCACAGCTCCCAACTATCGTTTTATACAAGGTGACATCTGTGATGCAGACTTTCTTTCTACTTTGTTTGCTGAGGAAACCATCGAAGCAGTCATCCATCTCGCAGCTGAGTCACACGTGGACCGTTCGATAGAAAACCCATTGGAGTTTGTACACACCAACGTCATCGGCACGGTCAACTTACTCAATGCCGCCAAAAAGCAGTGGAACCACGACATGACAGACAAGTTGTTTTACCATGTTTCTACAGACGAAGTATATGGTTCCTTGGCTGAAGGGGAATTTTTCTTAGAAACAACCTCGTACGATCCGCAATCCCCGTACTCTGCTTCCAAAGCAAGTTCAGACCACTTTGTAAGGGCGTATCACAACACGTACAAACTCCCAATCGTACTATCCAACTGTTCGAACAACTACGGTCCCAATCAATTCCCTGAGAAATTGATCCCAGTATGCATTCAAAACATCGTAGATAACAAAGCACTACCCATATACGGCCAAGGTGTCAATGTGCGTGACTGGCTGTTTGTATTTGATCACGTCACCGCGATAGACAAAGTTTTCCACGAAGGAAAAATTGGCGAGACATACAATATCGGAGGGTTCAACGAATGGAAAAACATCGACTTGGTCAAAACTCTATGTAAGATCATGGATAAAAAACTGGATCGAGAAGAAGGCTCCTCTGAAAAATTGATTACCTATGTCACAGACAGAGCAGGGCATGATATGCGCTATGCGATAGACTCGACCAAAATCTCACAAGAGCTCAATTGGAAACCTTCGGTACAGTTTGAAGAAGGTCTAGAAAAAACAGTAGACTGGTACTTGGCCAACTCCACATGGTTAGACAATATCAAGACAGGTAACTATAGAAAATAG
- a CDS encoding nucleoid-associated protein produces the protein MVISSEVVLKHLVIHRLAEEGLITSVGTINSLDDDLNQLLVNYFFKSFKEEERYHFEHEIEGEANLAFQYVTEIFDEPNTLHEHSVDLAKLLASQSQSQNIKDGDFIVCHFEDCVLDDEVTDVIGMFKVENKETYIKILGQGNEFNIVSDEGISINKLDKGVLIFNTQQEEGYQVLMVDITNKNNSAQYWQKSFLGVEKTIDEYYQTQNLINNIQEFAQGSFEQDEKPEKLAFVNQSIDYLKQNPFFNKQDYEEKILQSPELIDRFEHFQEKKQEENPELDFNQFDISKPAIKNTKRFIRSIIKLDKNFHVYVHGNKDQITRGFDPEKKMNYYTLYFSEES, from the coding sequence ATGGTTATTTCATCAGAAGTCGTACTCAAACATTTGGTCATCCACCGTCTCGCTGAAGAAGGCCTCATCACATCCGTAGGCACTATCAACTCTCTAGACGATGATCTCAATCAACTTTTAGTCAATTACTTCTTCAAATCATTCAAAGAAGAAGAACGGTACCATTTCGAACATGAAATAGAAGGAGAGGCAAACCTTGCCTTTCAATACGTCACGGAGATATTCGATGAGCCCAACACACTGCACGAACACTCCGTAGACCTAGCCAAACTTCTAGCAAGTCAATCCCAAAGTCAAAATATCAAAGACGGAGACTTTATCGTCTGCCACTTTGAGGATTGTGTCTTGGATGATGAGGTTACAGATGTAATTGGCATGTTCAAGGTCGAAAACAAAGAGACCTACATCAAGATCCTTGGGCAAGGGAATGAATTTAACATCGTTTCCGATGAGGGTATCAGTATCAATAAACTCGACAAAGGAGTATTGATATTCAACACTCAGCAAGAAGAGGGCTACCAAGTCCTCATGGTAGACATCACCAACAAAAACAATAGTGCACAATACTGGCAAAAAAGTTTTTTGGGTGTGGAAAAAACCATAGATGAGTACTATCAGACACAGAACCTAATCAACAACATTCAAGAGTTTGCTCAGGGTTCTTTTGAACAAGACGAGAAACCTGAAAAACTGGCTTTTGTCAACCAATCCATTGATTACCTCAAACAGAATCCGTTTTTCAACAAACAAGATTACGAAGAAAAAATACTACAAAGCCCAGAACTAATTGACCGTTTTGAGCATTTTCAAGAGAAAAAACAGGAAGAAAACCCAGAGCTAGATTTCAATCAATTTGACATTTCAAAACCGGCAATCAAGAACACAAAGAGATTTATCCGGTCGATCATCAAGCTCGATAAAAACTTCCATGTCTACGTACATGGCAACAAAGACCAAATTACACGAGGGTTTGATCCAGAAAAGAAAATGAACTATTACACACTGTATTTTAGCGAAGAATCCTAA
- a CDS encoding response regulator — protein MSKTRKVAVIDDDQVFQLIIKKQIEMKNFDCEILSFYNGQEAFDFFKANADDAEKLPDLVMLDVNMPVKNGWDFLQDYQTLPAEMRKKISLYMVTSSVIQSDIDKANDNENIISFVSKPITNEKLEEVFA, from the coding sequence ATGAGTAAGACAAGAAAGGTAGCAGTAATAGATGATGATCAGGTCTTCCAATTGATCATCAAGAAGCAGATTGAAATGAAGAATTTCGATTGTGAGATACTCAGTTTTTACAATGGTCAGGAGGCATTCGACTTCTTTAAGGCGAATGCAGATGATGCGGAGAAATTGCCAGATTTGGTGATGTTGGATGTGAATATGCCTGTCAAAAATGGATGGGATTTTTTGCAGGATTACCAAACGCTACCTGCTGAGATGAGAAAAAAAATCAGCCTGTATATGGTGACTTCCTCTGTGATTCAATCTGATATTGACAAGGCTAATGACAATGAGAATATCATTTCATTTGTCAGCAAACCCATTACCAATGAAAAGCTGGAGGAAGTATTCGCTTAA
- a CDS encoding PAS domain S-box protein, producing the protein MTPTEAKYGLLKIVKDPILRVRRDGWVKECYRHPESDPALQMLDLDGVNLKSQDYLVDVVESVELCLDMQESQVAYFSLNYLGQKKHYEVLLEPDEPDEVLAIIKEITLKRQRENELLEYYNLIQSIYEGTSSSTGRDYLDQLTLQLSKALKADYTAICVIDHREDNLESVSVCHKGKIRENTVWEVEGSPFEEVVVNSYFEIAQGFRNRFPLFELNKIQVFNGFIGVPLYNNQIFGKPIGFMFALYEQPITYGKHNEKILQIFSARAAAELERIENQRKLEYSEERFKALYNNTPAFFSSTNQSGVIIEVGDYFLERTGYSRKDVIGRRAIDFLTLDSRSFTIRKVLPLFLKKGYCKDIALKFVKKNGDVIEVMLSATMIKDKKGQVIKHIMNLNDVTLLRRVERDLRESEERVIQAANRYQLLFDNSPVGIIIHTDGVIKHVNTETVNLAKGNSIYDFIGKKAMSFVHPESKKVAKKRIDKIFKTKRAHRNEQKFLCVDGSVIEVEAMGTLIDYDGKPSIQIAFYDISDRKLAERKILASDKELKTLNENLARQNNQLEEFAHIASHNLRAPITNMLSLIKIREIDPSEATQQFVWENIGKTIRNLDETIIELNDVVKTSWELDKQRKTLYFQEVLEKILNSIVDQIAQADAEFDIKFEMPTIFYPKIYLESIIQNLVTNAIKYKKSSESAFIKLRSWQKNGRGFLSIEDNGLGLDLKQHGAKVFGLRKTFHTNPDARGVGLFITKAQIESLGGNIQIESEEGKGTKFIVDFGTLKLTSTDH; encoded by the coding sequence ATGACCCCTACAGAGGCAAAATACGGATTGTTAAAGATCGTCAAAGACCCCATCTTGCGGGTCCGTCGTGATGGATGGGTCAAGGAATGTTATCGTCACCCTGAGTCGGACCCTGCTTTGCAGATGCTCGATTTGGATGGTGTCAACCTCAAGTCTCAGGATTATCTCGTGGATGTGGTGGAGTCGGTTGAGCTCTGCTTGGATATGCAGGAGTCACAGGTGGCTTATTTTTCGCTCAACTATTTAGGACAGAAAAAGCACTATGAAGTACTCTTGGAGCCAGATGAGCCAGATGAGGTATTAGCGATTATCAAAGAAATTACGCTGAAGAGGCAACGTGAAAATGAGTTGTTGGAGTATTACAACTTGATTCAAAGTATCTACGAAGGTACTTCTTCGTCTACCGGTCGTGACTATCTGGATCAACTTACTTTGCAATTGTCAAAGGCACTCAAAGCAGACTATACAGCGATATGCGTGATCGATCACCGCGAGGACAATCTAGAGTCGGTCTCAGTTTGTCACAAAGGAAAGATTAGAGAAAATACAGTGTGGGAGGTTGAAGGGTCTCCATTCGAAGAGGTAGTCGTCAATAGTTATTTTGAGATTGCTCAAGGGTTCAGAAATAGGTTTCCTTTGTTTGAACTCAATAAAATCCAGGTCTTTAATGGGTTTATTGGCGTGCCACTATATAATAACCAGATTTTCGGTAAGCCTATTGGATTCATGTTTGCCCTCTATGAGCAACCTATCACTTATGGCAAGCACAATGAAAAGATACTGCAAATATTTTCTGCAAGAGCAGCAGCAGAACTTGAGAGGATAGAAAATCAGCGTAAGCTCGAATACAGTGAGGAGCGATTCAAAGCACTTTACAACAATACTCCAGCATTTTTTAGCTCGACGAACCAGTCGGGGGTAATCATAGAAGTGGGAGATTATTTTTTGGAACGTACGGGTTATTCGCGCAAGGATGTGATCGGCCGTCGTGCCATTGATTTTTTGACTTTGGATAGTCGATCCTTTACGATTCGCAAGGTCTTGCCGTTGTTTCTAAAAAAAGGCTATTGCAAGGATATCGCATTGAAATTTGTCAAGAAAAATGGAGATGTCATTGAAGTGATGCTGTCTGCGACGATGATCAAAGACAAGAAAGGTCAAGTGATCAAGCATATAATGAACCTCAACGACGTGACCTTGCTTCGTCGGGTCGAGCGTGATTTGCGTGAGAGTGAAGAGCGGGTGATTCAAGCCGCTAACCGGTACCAGCTGTTGTTTGATAACTCTCCTGTGGGGATTATTATCCATACCGATGGAGTGATCAAACATGTGAATACCGAAACGGTAAATTTGGCGAAGGGCAATAGTATTTATGATTTCATTGGTAAAAAGGCAATGAGTTTCGTACATCCAGAGTCGAAGAAAGTCGCTAAGAAAAGGATTGATAAAATATTTAAGACGAAAAGGGCTCACCGTAATGAGCAGAAATTTTTGTGCGTTGACGGTTCGGTGATCGAGGTAGAAGCAATGGGGACCCTAATTGATTATGACGGGAAGCCCTCCATTCAGATTGCTTTTTACGACATCTCAGATCGAAAGCTTGCCGAACGAAAAATACTGGCAAGTGACAAGGAGTTGAAGACGCTCAACGAAAACCTCGCTAGACAAAATAATCAGCTGGAGGAGTTTGCTCATATCGCATCACACAACCTGAGGGCGCCGATTACAAATATGCTTTCGTTGATCAAAATTAGGGAAATAGATCCTTCTGAAGCGACACAGCAATTCGTCTGGGAGAATATAGGGAAGACCATTCGAAATTTGGATGAGACCATTATTGAACTCAATGATGTGGTCAAGACATCCTGGGAGCTAGACAAGCAGAGAAAAACCTTGTATTTTCAAGAGGTTCTCGAAAAAATACTCAACAGTATCGTTGATCAGATTGCACAGGCCGATGCTGAGTTTGATATCAAATTTGAGATGCCGACCATTTTTTACCCCAAGATTTACTTGGAGAGTATCATCCAGAACCTGGTAACCAATGCGATCAAGTATAAAAAATCAAGTGAAAGTGCATTCATAAAGTTGCGCAGCTGGCAAAAGAATGGAAGAGGCTTCTTGTCCATTGAGGATAATGGGTTAGGGCTTGATCTCAAGCAACATGGAGCGAAGGTTTTTGGGTTGAGAAAGACGTTTCATACCAATCCTGATGCTAGGGGAGTGGGCTTGTTTATTACCAAGGCACAGATAGAATCTCTCGGTGGGAACATACAGATAGAAAGTGAAGAAGGGAAAGGTACTAAGTTTATTGTCGATTTCGGAACATTAAAGTTGACAAGTACAGACCATTAA
- the glyA gene encoding serine hydroxymethyltransferase: protein MQRDLDVFNLIEKERERQESGIELIASENFVSPQVMEAAGTVLTNKYAEGLPGKRYYGGCEVVDQIEDIARNRAKELFGAEWVNVQPHSGAQANAAVFLACLKPGDAVLGFDLSHGGHLSHGSPVNISGKYFDANFYGVEKETGLIDMDKVEEKAKAVKPKLIICGASAYSRDWDYARFRAIADSVGALLLADISHPSGLIAKGLLEDPMPHCHIVTTTTHKTLRGPRGGMILMGEDFENPWGLKTPKGITRMMSSVLDSGVFPGTQGGPLEHIIAAKAIAFGEALTDDYMHYALQVKKNAEVMAESFVKRGYNLISGGTDNHLMLIDLGSKGITGKDAENGLVRAEITVNKNMVPFDERSPFVTSGIRVGTAAITSRHMKDGDMDRVVELIDTVLMNLDNDAKINEVKNDVNTWMKDFPLYTQLASLV from the coding sequence ATGCAGAGAGATCTTGACGTATTCAACCTAATCGAAAAAGAAAGAGAGAGACAAGAAAGTGGAATAGAACTTATTGCTTCTGAGAACTTTGTGTCACCACAAGTGATGGAGGCCGCTGGGACGGTACTCACCAACAAATACGCCGAAGGTCTACCAGGCAAAAGATACTATGGTGGCTGTGAAGTCGTAGATCAAATCGAAGATATCGCTAGAAACAGAGCCAAAGAACTGTTCGGTGCAGAATGGGTCAACGTGCAGCCACACTCAGGTGCACAAGCGAATGCAGCGGTATTCTTGGCATGTTTGAAACCAGGGGATGCAGTATTAGGTTTTGACTTGTCGCACGGCGGTCACCTCTCGCACGGTTCGCCCGTCAATATCTCAGGAAAATACTTTGACGCCAACTTCTACGGCGTAGAAAAAGAAACAGGACTCATCGACATGGACAAAGTCGAGGAGAAAGCCAAAGCTGTAAAACCTAAATTAATCATCTGCGGAGCATCTGCTTATTCTAGAGATTGGGATTACGCACGATTCAGAGCGATCGCTGATTCGGTCGGTGCTTTGCTATTGGCTGACATCTCTCACCCGTCTGGACTGATCGCCAAGGGTCTCTTAGAGGATCCTATGCCGCACTGTCACATAGTGACCACCACCACCCACAAAACACTCAGAGGACCAAGAGGCGGGATGATTTTGATGGGCGAAGACTTTGAAAACCCATGGGGATTGAAAACACCAAAAGGCATCACTCGCATGATGTCGTCTGTTTTGGATTCGGGTGTATTCCCAGGTACACAAGGAGGGCCTCTAGAGCACATCATCGCAGCAAAAGCCATCGCGTTTGGCGAAGCGCTAACAGATGATTACATGCACTACGCACTCCAAGTCAAGAAAAACGCAGAGGTAATGGCTGAGTCTTTCGTCAAAAGAGGCTACAACCTGATCTCAGGTGGCACAGACAACCACCTCATGCTGATCGATCTCGGTTCAAAAGGCATTACAGGAAAGGATGCTGAAAATGGGCTCGTTAGAGCTGAAATCACCGTCAACAAAAACATGGTACCATTTGATGAGCGTTCTCCGTTCGTCACCTCAGGTATCCGTGTAGGTACTGCCGCCATCACTTCTCGCCACATGAAAGATGGCGACATGGATCGCGTGGTAGAATTGATCGATACGGTATTGATGAACCTCGACAATGACGCTAAAATCAACGAAGTGAAAAACGATGTAAACACATGGATGAAAGACTTCCCTCTTTACACACAACTTGCTTCTTTGGTATAA
- the tatC gene encoding twin-arginine translocase subunit TatC translates to MSNLPLDQMDPDEHETNEMSFLDHLEELRWHIIRAFIAIAVFTVGAFASKELVFGTIILGPSKTDFWTYRWLCQLGDLLQTQAICIDTLPFILQSRQMTGQFTMHIASSFAVGLTCAFPYAFWEIWRFISPGLYINEKKVARGAVFWVSFLFMIGVAFGYLILTPLSVNFLSNYQIDPSILNEFDIISYVSTVTTLVLACGLLFQLPMVVLFLTKAGIITPAIMKAYRKHGIVVIFFLGALLTPPDPFSQVLIAIPLIGLYQISITVSKRAFKNREKELIQL, encoded by the coding sequence ATGAGTAACCTCCCCTTGGATCAAATGGATCCAGACGAACACGAAACAAACGAAATGTCGTTTCTTGATCATCTGGAAGAACTCCGGTGGCACATCATCAGAGCATTTATTGCGATCGCTGTATTCACCGTCGGAGCATTTGCGTCCAAGGAGCTAGTTTTTGGCACTATCATTCTAGGGCCATCCAAAACGGACTTCTGGACCTATCGCTGGCTCTGTCAGTTAGGCGACCTCCTACAGACGCAAGCCATTTGCATCGATACACTGCCTTTTATCCTGCAAAGCAGACAGATGACAGGGCAGTTTACGATGCACATCGCATCCTCCTTTGCGGTGGGACTCACCTGCGCTTTCCCTTATGCTTTTTGGGAGATTTGGAGATTTATCAGCCCAGGACTGTATATCAACGAAAAGAAAGTAGCCCGCGGAGCGGTCTTTTGGGTCAGCTTTCTATTTATGATAGGTGTGGCCTTTGGCTATCTGATCTTGACACCTCTCAGTGTCAATTTCCTGTCCAACTACCAGATCGACCCCTCGATTCTCAACGAGTTTGACATCATCTCGTATGTATCGACAGTGACCACACTGGTATTGGCTTGTGGATTGTTGTTTCAACTCCCGATGGTGGTACTCTTCCTCACCAAAGCAGGAATCATCACTCCTGCAATCATGAAAGCCTACCGCAAGCACGGTATAGTGGTCATATTCTTTTTGGGAGCTTTGCTGACCCCTCCGGATCCGTTTAGCCAAGTATTGATAGCAATACCCCTCATTGGGCTCTATCAGATTAGCATCACAGTATCCAAAAGAGCCTTTAAGAATAGAGAAAAAGAATTAATTCAATTGTAA
- the rpiB gene encoding ribose 5-phosphate isomerase B — MKIAIGGDHAGFEYKKDIITHLQKLGHEVEDFGPNTADSVDYPDHVHPVADSIEGGKNELGILICGSANGVAMTANKHQDIRAGLCWEVEVAELIRQHNDANIICLPARFVSLDKALAMVDKFVTTEFEGGRHQTRVDKIRCV, encoded by the coding sequence ATGAAAATAGCAATAGGCGGTGATCATGCCGGATTTGAATACAAAAAAGACATCATCACTCACTTACAAAAGTTAGGGCATGAGGTAGAAGATTTCGGACCAAATACTGCCGATTCGGTAGACTACCCCGATCATGTGCACCCTGTAGCTGACTCCATCGAAGGTGGCAAAAACGAGCTAGGCATCTTGATCTGTGGTAGTGCCAATGGAGTAGCCATGACCGCCAACAAGCACCAAGACATCCGCGCAGGCCTCTGCTGGGAAGTAGAAGTAGCTGAACTCATTCGTCAGCACAATGACGCCAACATCATCTGTCTCCCCGCTCGTTTTGTCTCGCTGGACAAAGCCCTCGCAATGGTAGACAAATTCGTCACCACGGAGTTCGAAGGTGGTAGACACCAGACCAGAGTCGATAAGATTCGTTGTGTTTGA
- the rbfA gene encoding 30S ribosome-binding factor RbfA: MSGTRQLKYAGLIQKDLSEIFQRDSRHWFGKAFITITEVQVSPDLSFAKVFVSLMMVDDPEGFIEQMAQKKPEIRKALGLKIGKQVRIVPELHFVLDNTQEHAQNIEGILSRLQIPKEKPEEDGSED; encoded by the coding sequence ATGAGCGGAACAAGACAACTAAAATATGCGGGGCTAATACAGAAAGACCTCAGCGAGATTTTCCAAAGAGATTCCAGACACTGGTTTGGCAAGGCATTTATCACGATTACAGAGGTACAGGTGAGTCCTGACTTGAGTTTTGCTAAGGTCTTCGTGAGCCTCATGATGGTAGATGATCCCGAAGGGTTCATCGAACAAATGGCTCAAAAGAAGCCCGAAATACGAAAGGCACTCGGCCTTAAAATTGGCAAACAAGTACGTATCGTACCCGAGTTGCATTTTGTCCTTGACAACACACAAGAACATGCACAAAACATTGAAGGCATTCTCTCTCGACTACAGATTCCAAAAGAAAAACCAGAAGAGGACGGTTCAGAGGATTAA